Proteins encoded together in one Pseudomonas sp. TCU-HL1 window:
- a CDS encoding OprD family porin, with protein MKTNAKPLPSTLACLVACLAPAAGAAGFIEDSKANLQLRNIYFNDDFKDETGMTAKSAANAQSKKEEWAQGFLLDMQSGFTPGRFGFGLDALGLLGVKLDSGAGRAGTGLLPLHDDGRAADEFSSLGLTAKARFAGTTLKHGTHQPKLPVLVRNDARLLPQTFEGTQVISADIADLSLTGGYFDEFRMRDSSDNHSITADGYAGDDGEGFWFAGADYKPSKALTLSYYYGELEEFYQQHFIGLVHSLPLGPGSLTTDLRYFHSQDAGEARNGELDNDMYSGLLTYTLKGHALSAGYQQLNGEGGLPFVNGATVYSFSNAGVGKFIEEDERTWMLGYAYDFAAIGVPGLTAGVRYFKGRDGTTELRGNEVNAHEWERDIDLAYVVQQGALKGLGVKLRNIAYRSSYSRGRDNNRLYFTYDIALW; from the coding sequence ATGAAAACCAACGCCAAGCCCCTGCCTTCCACCCTGGCGTGCCTAGTCGCCTGCCTGGCCCCTGCCGCAGGGGCCGCCGGCTTCATCGAAGACAGCAAAGCCAACCTGCAATTGCGCAACATCTACTTCAACGATGACTTCAAGGACGAGACGGGCATGACCGCCAAGTCCGCTGCCAACGCACAGTCGAAGAAGGAAGAATGGGCCCAGGGTTTCCTGCTGGATATGCAATCCGGCTTCACCCCTGGCCGCTTCGGTTTCGGTTTGGACGCCCTGGGACTGCTGGGTGTGAAGCTGGATTCCGGCGCCGGCCGCGCCGGTACCGGGCTTTTGCCCCTGCACGATGACGGTCGGGCCGCGGACGAATTTTCCAGCCTGGGCCTGACCGCCAAGGCGCGCTTCGCCGGTACCACGCTCAAGCACGGCACTCATCAGCCCAAGCTGCCGGTGCTGGTGCGCAACGATGCGCGCTTGTTGCCGCAAACCTTCGAAGGCACCCAGGTCATCAGCGCCGATATAGCCGACCTAAGCCTCACAGGTGGTTACTTCGACGAGTTCCGCATGCGCGACTCCAGTGACAACCATTCGATCACTGCCGACGGATACGCAGGTGATGACGGTGAGGGCTTCTGGTTCGCCGGTGCCGACTACAAGCCCAGCAAGGCCCTGACCCTGAGTTACTACTATGGCGAGCTGGAAGAGTTCTACCAGCAGCACTTCATCGGCCTGGTCCACAGCCTGCCCCTGGGGCCAGGCAGCCTCACCACCGACCTGCGCTACTTCCACAGCCAGGATGCGGGAGAGGCACGCAATGGCGAGCTGGACAACGACATGTACAGCGGCCTGCTGACCTACACCCTGAAGGGCCATGCCTTAAGCGCAGGCTACCAGCAACTGAATGGCGAAGGCGGGCTGCCATTCGTCAACGGCGCCACGGTCTACAGCTTCAGCAATGCTGGTGTCGGCAAGTTCATCGAGGAGGACGAGCGCACCTGGATGCTCGGTTATGCCTACGACTTTGCGGCCATCGGAGTGCCTGGACTGACAGCTGGCGTTCGCTATTTCAAAGGCCGGGATGGCACGACCGAACTGCGCGGCAACGAGGTGAACGCTCACGAGTGGGAGCGGGACATTGACCTTGCCTACGTGGTGCAGCAGGGGGCTCTCAAAGGGCTTGGTGTGAAGCTGCGCAACATCGCCTATCGCTCCAGCTACAGCAGGGGCCGCGACAACAATCGCCTGTATTTCACCTACGACATCGCGCTCTGGTAG
- a CDS encoding AbrB family transcriptional regulator gives MRQWLLLLVLAVIAGQVLRLIGMPAADFLGSMLVAIGLGVRGARIRVPALAFKLGQGCIGLLVAHSLSAETLASIAHDWPVMLLATAITVVMSLLVALFLVRYGDLPGSAAAWGLSPGAASAMVALAEDHGADSRVVATMQYVRVVCVVLIGAVVSHALGSEVTSPQIPVGTAPLGFTVPANGILTILVLIGSVLIGARFPAGALLVPLLAGSAMQLGGVFIIDLPQWLLCLAYGALGCYVGLRFDRETFDFVVRRLPSMLLSALALIALCALSALFIANLLGKDFLSVYLATSPGGLDSMAIIALDTQADVGLVLAMQTMRLFGVILVGPYLARQIIRLSR, from the coding sequence ATGCGGCAGTGGTTGCTTCTGCTCGTTCTTGCAGTAATCGCTGGTCAAGTGCTGCGACTGATCGGAATGCCAGCTGCTGACTTCCTAGGCTCCATGCTGGTAGCCATTGGACTTGGCGTGCGGGGCGCGCGCATCCGCGTACCAGCGCTCGCATTCAAACTCGGTCAGGGTTGCATCGGCTTGCTGGTGGCTCATTCGCTAAGCGCCGAAACGCTTGCCAGCATTGCTCATGATTGGCCCGTCATGCTGCTGGCCACGGCAATAACGGTGGTGATGAGCTTGCTCGTCGCGCTTTTCCTCGTGCGCTACGGTGACCTACCCGGTAGCGCCGCGGCCTGGGGTCTGTCTCCCGGGGCGGCGTCCGCCATGGTGGCTCTGGCCGAGGATCACGGAGCAGACTCCCGAGTGGTCGCCACGATGCAGTACGTGCGAGTGGTCTGCGTAGTGCTAATAGGTGCAGTTGTCAGCCACGCCCTCGGTAGCGAAGTTACTTCCCCCCAAATCCCGGTTGGCACAGCCCCCCTCGGCTTCACTGTGCCTGCCAATGGCATCCTCACCATCCTTGTTCTGATCGGCAGTGTGTTGATCGGTGCTCGCTTCCCGGCAGGTGCTCTGCTCGTGCCGCTACTGGCTGGGTCGGCGATGCAATTGGGCGGTGTATTCATCATCGACCTACCACAATGGCTGTTGTGCCTGGCCTACGGAGCCCTTGGTTGCTACGTGGGATTACGATTCGATCGCGAGACCTTCGACTTCGTCGTCCGTCGGCTGCCGTCCATGCTCCTCAGCGCACTTGCCCTGATTGCTCTTTGCGCCCTGTCCGCACTTTTCATTGCGAATCTGCTGGGCAAGGACTTCCTCTCCGTTTATCTCGCCACCAGCCCGGGTGGGCTGGATTCCATGGCAATCATTGCCCTGGATACCCAGGCGGATGTCGGTCTGGTGCTGGCCATGCAGACCATGCGCCTGTTCGGCGTCATTCTGGTCGGCCCATACTTGGCGCGACAGATCATCCGCCTGTCTCGATGA
- a CDS encoding LysR family transcriptional regulator encodes MDLRDLTYFETIAELGHLGRAAERLCRSQPALTKSIQRLEESLGASLFQRDGRRIKLTPAGHLLLERSRQLRHSVDETRREVRDFANGLVGNIRLGCAVSMAEYLLPQLTATLLSLAPNVTLTLTVGMDDVLREGLLQGNLDLVISPFVDKVEGLETHALLEDQAVVVARRDHPLFSGPISQRELCRYRWVLPPLSASARKWIDNAFISRQLPTPMVQVESTSISLMPRLIARTDLLSFIAREHLLGGKAEASLREIPLAETTMTRVIGVSYRSEGYKSPATATLLDILLTHQANLFLQLDP; translated from the coding sequence ATGGATCTGCGTGACCTTACTTATTTCGAGACCATTGCTGAGCTAGGCCACCTAGGCCGTGCTGCGGAGCGCCTGTGTCGTAGCCAACCTGCTTTAACCAAAAGCATTCAACGCCTGGAGGAATCCCTTGGAGCCAGCTTGTTCCAGCGTGATGGCCGACGCATCAAGCTGACCCCAGCGGGGCATTTGCTCCTGGAGCGAAGCCGTCAGCTACGGCACAGCGTTGATGAGACGCGCCGTGAGGTACGCGACTTCGCCAATGGTTTGGTAGGAAACATTCGACTGGGCTGCGCAGTCTCTATGGCCGAGTACCTGCTGCCACAGCTCACTGCGACACTGCTGAGCCTCGCTCCCAATGTGACATTGACACTTACGGTTGGGATGGACGATGTACTTCGCGAGGGGCTGTTGCAGGGAAATCTGGACCTGGTCATTAGCCCCTTCGTCGACAAGGTAGAGGGACTGGAAACCCATGCTCTGTTGGAGGACCAAGCCGTGGTTGTGGCACGCCGCGATCATCCGCTTTTCAGCGGGCCTATCAGCCAGCGCGAGCTGTGCCGTTACCGCTGGGTGCTGCCACCTCTCTCAGCCAGTGCGCGCAAGTGGATTGACAACGCCTTCATCAGCCGACAACTGCCGACACCCATGGTGCAGGTGGAAAGCACGTCGATTTCCTTGATGCCACGTTTGATTGCCCGTACTGACTTACTCAGTTTCATTGCCCGTGAACACCTGTTAGGTGGAAAGGCGGAGGCCAGTCTGCGGGAAATTCCTCTGGCGGAAACCACCATGACACGGGTAATCGGGGTGAGCTATCGCTCCGAGGGTTACAAGTCGCCGGCGACGGCAACTCTCCTGGATATTCTACTGACTCATCAGGCCAACCTATTCCTACAGCTTGATCCGTGA
- a CDS encoding OprD family porin codes for MSRSTLNHAVVIATLGASLSLSPQVFAEILADSKASVELRNFYFNRDFRQDGAAQSKAEEWAQGFLLRYESGYTDGTVGVGVDALGLLGVKLDSSPDRTGTGLLKSDREKPNRAQDEYGELGLTAKLRASQSTLKVGTLLPKLPVALYNDSRLLPQTFRGAWVNSAEVDNLSLDLGRFDRINLRNSSDNEEMAVFNGGNRNIALGRTKTSDRFDFAGASYKWSPNFSTGYHYGGLDGLYQQHYLTLNHLLPIAEGQSLKSDIRWAHSTDDGGSNVDNDAFGALFTYALGGHAFGLGYQRMSGDSGFANINGTDAYLVNLVQINDFGNEDERSWQARYDYNFAALGIPGLTFMTRYLSGDNVDLRGAAGEGKEWERNTDIAYVVQSGPLKNLGLKWRNATARSNFGSDLDENRLILSYVLPLW; via the coding sequence ATGAGCCGCTCCACGCTCAATCATGCCGTCGTTATCGCCACGCTGGGAGCCAGCCTCAGCCTCTCGCCCCAAGTCTTCGCCGAGATCCTCGCTGACAGCAAGGCCAGCGTCGAGCTCCGCAACTTCTACTTCAACCGCGACTTCCGCCAGGACGGTGCCGCCCAGAGCAAGGCCGAGGAATGGGCCCAAGGCTTCCTGCTGCGCTACGAATCCGGCTACACCGACGGCACCGTCGGCGTGGGTGTGGACGCCCTCGGCCTGCTCGGGGTGAAGCTGGACTCCAGCCCCGACCGCACCGGCACTGGCCTGCTGAAGTCCGACCGCGAGAAGCCCAACCGCGCCCAGGACGAGTACGGCGAGCTGGGCCTGACCGCCAAGCTGCGCGCCTCGCAGAGCACCCTCAAGGTCGGCACCTTGCTGCCCAAGCTGCCGGTGGCGCTGTACAACGACAGCCGCCTGCTGCCGCAGACCTTCCGGGGCGCTTGGGTGAATTCGGCGGAGGTGGACAATCTCAGCCTGGACCTCGGCCGCTTCGACCGCATCAACCTGCGCAACTCGTCCGATAACGAAGAGATGGCCGTGTTCAACGGCGGCAACCGCAACATCGCCCTGGGGCGGACGAAGACCAGCGACCGGTTCGACTTCGCAGGCGCGTCATACAAGTGGTCGCCCAACTTCAGCACCGGCTACCACTACGGCGGCCTGGATGGCCTCTACCAGCAGCACTACCTGACCCTGAACCATCTGCTGCCCATCGCCGAAGGCCAGTCATTGAAGAGCGACATCCGCTGGGCGCACAGCACCGATGATGGCGGCAGCAATGTGGACAACGATGCCTTCGGCGCGCTGTTCACCTACGCCTTGGGCGGCCATGCCTTCGGCCTGGGCTACCAGCGCATGAGTGGCGACTCCGGCTTCGCCAACATCAACGGCACCGACGCCTACCTGGTGAACCTGGTGCAGATCAACGACTTCGGCAACGAGGACGAGCGCTCCTGGCAAGCACGCTACGACTACAATTTCGCTGCCCTGGGGATTCCCGGTCTGACCTTCATGACCCGTTATTTGTCCGGCGATAACGTCGACCTGCGCGGTGCGGCCGGCGAAGGCAAGGAATGGGAACGCAACACCGACATCGCTTATGTGGTGCAGAGCGGTCCATTGAAGAACCTTGGCCTCAAATGGCGCAACGCGACCGCGCGGAGCAACTTCGGCAGCGACCTGGACGAGAACCGTCTGATCCTCAGCTACGTCCTGCCGCTCTGGTAA
- a CDS encoding LysR family transcriptional regulator: MHRIEFLDLAAFVRVAESQSFQEAAQALHLSQPALSRRLQKLEETLGAKLLERTTRRTWLTEIGKEYLPRARRMLEDYESSIQGIRELKTHQKGTVTIACIPTAAFYFLPSVIRVFNEAYPGIRIRILDVSANEGLERVVSGDADFGINMISAQHPDVSFTPLLRDPFVLAMRSDHPLAALSEVSWQDLQGVRLITVSRDSGNRMLLDSALSGHGIRLNGFYEVQHLSTSLGLVECGLGVAILPRMAMPDAEHENLCSRELPPPHIERTIGLVRRDGEPLSSTAELFIEMLLKRWRE, encoded by the coding sequence ATGCATAGAATAGAATTCCTCGACCTCGCAGCTTTTGTGCGAGTGGCTGAATCACAATCCTTTCAGGAAGCCGCCCAGGCACTCCATCTATCCCAGCCAGCGCTGTCTCGCCGCCTTCAGAAACTGGAAGAAACCCTTGGAGCCAAGCTGCTGGAGCGCACCACGCGGCGCACCTGGCTAACCGAAATAGGCAAGGAATACCTGCCCCGGGCTAGACGGATGCTGGAAGACTACGAGTCCTCGATACAGGGCATACGTGAGCTCAAGACACACCAAAAAGGTACCGTGACGATCGCGTGCATCCCGACCGCGGCGTTCTACTTCCTGCCCAGCGTGATACGGGTGTTCAACGAGGCCTACCCGGGCATACGCATCCGAATACTTGATGTCAGCGCCAACGAAGGTCTGGAGCGCGTGGTGAGCGGAGACGCTGACTTCGGCATCAACATGATCAGCGCCCAACATCCTGACGTTAGCTTCACACCGCTGCTTCGTGACCCATTCGTGCTCGCAATGCGGAGCGACCATCCTTTGGCAGCGCTGTCTGAGGTAAGTTGGCAAGATTTGCAGGGGGTGCGACTCATCACTGTGAGTCGAGACAGCGGCAACCGCATGCTGCTGGACAGTGCTCTTTCCGGCCATGGAATCCGCCTCAACGGCTTTTACGAAGTGCAGCATCTATCCACCTCGCTGGGCCTGGTCGAATGCGGCCTTGGTGTAGCGATTTTGCCGCGGATGGCTATGCCTGATGCCGAACATGAAAACCTCTGTTCCAGGGAGTTACCTCCCCCTCATATCGAACGCACCATCGGGCTGGTGCGTCGAGACGGCGAGCCCCTATCGAGCACAGCAGAACTCTTCATTGAGATGCTGCTCAAGCGATGGCGTGAATAG
- a CDS encoding CitMHS family transporter yields the protein MLSLLGLSMVVVFTYLIMTKRLSPVVALTVVPIVFALAGGFAPELGKMMLDGLKTVAPSAALLLFAILFFGIMIDSGLFDPLIRRILQTVNGNPVKIAMGTAVLSLLVALDGDGTTTYMITVAAMLPLYKRIGMNPLILACVSMLSLSIMSGMSPWGGPATRAIAVLGLDASEYFIPMLPTMAGGALWVVFTAYILGRKELKRIGNTHLKTGGDDCYIKLILADNPNKRPKLIWLNLLLVIAVMVALVMGLMNAAVLFMLGFVVALMINYPQLDLQKERILAHSGNAMTVVLLVFAAGVFAGIFSGTKMVDSLANSLVEMIPSSWGSFFPLVVAITSMPLTFVLSNDAYYFGMVPILAQAAAAYGIDPVEIARASILGQPVHLMSPLVASTLLLVGMVDSDIGDFQRFTYKWAILTSLVITVLALLTGAITLLA from the coding sequence ATGCTTTCTCTGCTCGGTTTGTCCATGGTGGTCGTGTTCACCTACCTGATCATGACCAAACGCCTGTCTCCAGTCGTGGCCCTGACCGTGGTACCCATCGTCTTCGCATTGGCCGGCGGCTTCGCGCCCGAGCTCGGCAAGATGATGCTCGACGGCCTGAAGACGGTGGCGCCCTCGGCAGCGCTATTGCTTTTCGCCATCCTGTTTTTCGGCATCATGATCGACTCCGGGCTGTTCGACCCGCTGATTCGCCGCATCTTGCAGACGGTCAACGGCAATCCGGTGAAGATCGCCATGGGCACGGCTGTGCTGTCGCTGCTGGTGGCGCTGGATGGTGACGGCACCACCACCTACATGATCACCGTGGCCGCCATGCTGCCGCTATACAAGCGCATCGGTATGAACCCGCTGATCCTCGCGTGCGTATCCATGCTGTCACTGAGCATCATGAGTGGCATGAGCCCCTGGGGCGGTCCGGCCACTCGCGCCATCGCCGTGCTCGGGCTGGACGCCAGCGAGTATTTCATTCCCATGCTGCCGACCATGGCGGGCGGCGCCCTCTGGGTGGTGTTCACCGCCTACATCCTCGGGCGCAAAGAGCTGAAGCGGATTGGCAACACCCACCTGAAGACCGGTGGCGACGATTGCTACATCAAGCTGATTCTTGCCGATAACCCGAACAAGCGGCCGAAGCTCATCTGGCTCAACCTGCTGCTGGTGATCGCGGTGATGGTGGCGTTGGTGATGGGACTGATGAATGCGGCGGTGCTGTTCATGCTCGGCTTCGTGGTGGCGCTGATGATCAACTACCCGCAGCTGGACCTGCAGAAGGAGCGCATCCTCGCCCACTCGGGTAACGCCATGACCGTGGTGCTGCTGGTGTTCGCCGCCGGGGTATTCGCCGGCATATTCTCCGGCACCAAGATGGTGGACTCCCTGGCCAACTCCCTGGTGGAGATGATCCCATCCTCCTGGGGCAGTTTCTTCCCGCTGGTGGTGGCCATCACTAGCATGCCGCTTACCTTCGTGCTCTCCAACGACGCGTACTACTTCGGCATGGTGCCCATTCTCGCCCAGGCCGCTGCGGCCTATGGCATCGATCCGGTGGAAATCGCACGCGCTTCCATCCTCGGCCAGCCGGTGCACCTGATGAGTCCGCTGGTGGCCTCGACACTCCTGCTGGTGGGTATGGTCGATAGTGACATCGGCGACTTCCAGCGCTTCACCTACAAGTGGGCGATCCTCACCTCGCTCGTCATTACCGTGCTGGCCCTGCTGACGGGTGCCATCACGCTGCTCGCCTGA
- a CDS encoding TerC family protein, whose protein sequence is MEWLSDPVFWMALMQIIAIDILLGGDNAVVIALACRHLPEEQRRRAIVGGVAGAILLRIALLFFAMQLLALPYLKLVGAALLLWIGVKLLLPEDEQGHEVRAGASFFAAIKTIIIADAVMSLDNVLAVAGAAGGNLVLVSLGVLISIPIIVWGSQLVLRLMDRYPQVVLLGGGLLGWIAGGMAVTDIAVASWIPNEAWSKHLAAACGASLVMGIGLLLRTRASAMVD, encoded by the coding sequence ATGGAGTGGCTGAGTGACCCTGTTTTCTGGATGGCACTTATGCAGATTATCGCCATCGACATCCTGTTGGGCGGCGATAACGCAGTGGTCATTGCACTGGCGTGTCGGCATCTTCCGGAGGAACAACGACGCCGAGCCATCGTCGGTGGAGTAGCTGGGGCAATCCTACTGCGCATCGCATTGTTGTTCTTTGCCATGCAGCTACTGGCCTTGCCGTATCTGAAACTGGTAGGTGCGGCGCTGTTGCTATGGATCGGCGTGAAATTGCTGCTGCCCGAAGACGAACAGGGCCACGAAGTTAGGGCAGGCGCGAGCTTCTTCGCCGCAATCAAAACGATCATCATCGCCGACGCTGTCATGAGTCTGGACAACGTGCTCGCGGTGGCCGGGGCTGCCGGCGGCAACCTGGTCCTCGTCAGCCTGGGCGTGCTGATCAGCATCCCGATCATCGTTTGGGGTAGCCAGCTGGTGCTCAGACTGATGGATCGTTACCCGCAGGTTGTACTGCTGGGGGGCGGCTTGCTGGGCTGGATTGCCGGGGGCATGGCTGTAACCGACATCGCGGTGGCGAGCTGGATTCCGAACGAGGCCTGGTCCAAGCATCTGGCTGCAGCCTGTGGCGCTTCCTTGGTGATGGGCATAGGTCTATTGCTGCGCACGCGTGCATCAGCAATGGTTGATTAG
- a CDS encoding 3-hydroxybutyrate dehydrogenase — translation MNLNGKTALVTGSTSGIGLGIAHRLAAAGANVVVNGFGDIDAVVGELAIHGARIGHHSADMSRPDQIAEMIAYVEREFGALDILVNNAGIQHVAALEDFPVERWNAIIAINLSSVFHTTRLALPGMRQRGWGRILNIASTHGLVASAGKSAYVAAKHGVIGLTKTTALETATTGITCNAICPGWVLTPLVQQQIDARISAGASPEQARHDLLAEKQPSLDFVTPEQLGELALFLCSDAAAQVRGAAWNMDGGWTAQ, via the coding sequence ATGAACCTCAATGGCAAGACCGCCCTGGTCACCGGCTCCACCAGCGGTATCGGCCTGGGCATTGCCCATCGTCTCGCCGCCGCAGGTGCAAACGTGGTGGTCAACGGCTTCGGCGACATCGACGCGGTGGTTGGCGAACTCGCCATCCACGGCGCTCGCATCGGCCACCACAGCGCGGACATGTCCCGGCCCGACCAGATCGCCGAGATGATCGCCTACGTCGAGCGCGAGTTCGGCGCCCTCGACATCCTGGTCAACAACGCCGGCATTCAGCACGTCGCCGCGCTGGAGGACTTCCCCGTCGAGCGCTGGAACGCGATCATCGCCATCAACCTGTCCTCGGTGTTCCACACCACGCGCCTGGCGCTGCCGGGCATGCGCCAGCGCGGCTGGGGGCGCATCCTCAACATCGCCTCGACCCACGGCCTGGTGGCCTCGGCGGGGAAGAGCGCCTACGTCGCCGCCAAGCACGGGGTCATCGGCCTGACCAAGACCACCGCACTGGAAACCGCCACCACCGGTATTACCTGCAATGCCATCTGCCCCGGCTGGGTATTGACGCCGCTGGTCCAGCAACAGATCGACGCGCGCATCAGTGCTGGCGCCAGTCCGGAGCAGGCGCGCCACGACCTGCTGGCGGAAAAGCAGCCCTCGCTGGACTTCGTCACCCCCGAGCAACTCGGCGAGCTCGCGCTGTTCCTGTGCAGCGACGCCGCCGCTCAGGTCCGTGGCGCTGCCTGGAACATGGATGGCGGCTGGACGGCTCAATAA
- a CDS encoding GntP family permease, producing MSVVIAITALALLMLAAYRGYSVILFAPIAALLAVLLTDPSAVAPAFTGVFMEKMVGFVKLYFPVFLLGAVFGKLIELSGFSRSIVAAAIRLLGTSQAMLVIVLVCALLTYGGVSLFVVVFAVYPFAAEMFRQSNIPKRLIPATIALGAFTFTMDALPGTPQIQNIIPTTFFSTNGWAAPWLGVIGSLFVFAMGMLFLRRQLNKAHAAGEGYGNDLRNEPETASDLKLPNPLLALSPLVLVGGANLLFTHWIPQVYGKVHSLQLAGMAVPVASDVAKLTGIWAVQAALLLGILLVLASSYRGIRSKLAEGSKTAVSGALLAAMNTASEYGFGAVIASLPGFLVLANALKSIPDPLINEAITVTTLAGITGSASGGMSIALAAMSEQFIAAAHAADIPLEVLHRVASMASGGMDTLPHNGAVITLLAVTGLTHREAYKDIFAITLIKTLAVFVVIGTFYATGIV from the coding sequence ATGAGCGTGGTCATCGCCATCACGGCCCTCGCCCTGCTGATGCTCGCCGCCTATCGCGGCTACAGCGTGATCCTCTTCGCCCCCATCGCGGCCCTGCTCGCGGTACTGCTGACCGATCCGTCCGCCGTCGCCCCGGCCTTCACCGGGGTGTTCATGGAAAAGATGGTTGGCTTCGTCAAACTCTATTTCCCGGTGTTCCTGCTGGGCGCAGTGTTCGGCAAGCTGATCGAGCTGTCGGGCTTCTCGCGCTCCATCGTCGCCGCCGCCATCCGCCTGCTTGGCACCAGCCAGGCGATGCTGGTCATCGTACTGGTCTGCGCACTGCTCACCTACGGCGGCGTATCGCTGTTCGTCGTGGTGTTCGCGGTCTATCCGTTCGCCGCCGAGATGTTCCGCCAGAGCAACATCCCCAAGCGGCTGATTCCAGCGACCATCGCCCTTGGCGCCTTCACCTTCACCATGGACGCGCTGCCCGGCACCCCGCAGATCCAGAACATCATCCCGACCACGTTCTTCAGCACCAATGGCTGGGCCGCACCCTGGCTGGGCGTGATCGGCAGCCTGTTCGTGTTCGCCATGGGCATGCTGTTCCTGCGCCGCCAACTGAACAAAGCCCACGCCGCCGGTGAAGGTTACGGCAACGACCTGCGCAACGAGCCGGAGACGGCCAGCGACCTGAAACTGCCCAACCCGCTGCTGGCGCTCTCGCCACTGGTGCTGGTTGGGGGCGCCAACTTGCTGTTCACCCACTGGATTCCGCAGGTCTATGGCAAGGTCCACAGCCTGCAACTGGCCGGCATGGCCGTGCCGGTGGCCAGTGACGTGGCCAAGTTGACGGGCATCTGGGCGGTGCAGGCGGCGCTGCTGCTGGGCATCCTGCTGGTGCTGGCGAGCAGTTACCGGGGGATCCGCAGCAAGCTCGCCGAAGGCAGCAAGACCGCGGTTTCCGGCGCCCTGTTGGCGGCGATGAACACGGCCTCGGAATATGGCTTTGGCGCGGTGATCGCCTCGCTGCCGGGATTCCTGGTGCTGGCTAACGCACTCAAGAGCATCCCCGATCCGCTCATCAACGAGGCCATCACCGTTACCACCCTCGCCGGCATCACCGGCTCGGCGTCCGGCGGAATGAGCATCGCCCTGGCAGCCATGTCCGAGCAGTTCATCGCAGCAGCCCACGCGGCCGACATCCCGTTGGAGGTACTGCACCGGGTGGCATCGATGGCCAGCGGCGGGATGGACACGCTGCCGCACAACGGCGCCGTCATCACCCTGCTCGCGGTCACCGGCCTGACCCACCGCGAGGCCTACAAGGACATCTTCGCCATCACCCTGATCAAGACCCTCGCGGTGTTTGTGGTGATCGGCACCTTCTACGCGACCGGCATCGTCTGA
- a CDS encoding 4-oxalomesaconate tautomerase, whose protein sequence is MNSIPCMIMRGGTSRGPFIHMTDLPDSQEARAQVLLDLMGSGHPLQVDGIGGGNSLTSKVAIVGRSSRPDADVDYLFAQVDVTERRVDFTPNCGNMLSAVGPFAIETGLVAPTYGETRVRVFNINTQRIIECFVPTPRGRVEYEGDTSISGVPGSAAGIRLSFLDVAGAKTGALLPTGHAIEQIEGVDVTCLDAATPTVMIRASDLGVDGHADPAALDANSAMLERLERIRCEAGRRMGMGDVSQSVLPKPILLSPAVGEDGTLCARYFVPQRCHKALAVTGAIALGAAVNVPGSVAHRLALETSRVEAGKPLASIRIEHPSGHLDLRVELRDGNPMDIARVSLIRTARKIMDGRLYYRMPDAIH, encoded by the coding sequence ATGAACAGCATCCCTTGCATGATTATGCGTGGCGGCACCTCACGCGGCCCCTTCATCCACATGACCGATCTGCCTGATTCGCAGGAAGCGCGTGCCCAGGTCTTACTCGATTTAATGGGCTCCGGCCATCCGCTTCAGGTGGACGGCATTGGCGGCGGTAACTCCCTTACAAGCAAAGTGGCCATCGTTGGACGCTCCAGTCGCCCGGACGCAGATGTGGACTACCTGTTCGCCCAAGTGGACGTGACCGAGCGCCGGGTAGATTTCACGCCCAACTGCGGCAACATGCTCTCGGCCGTTGGCCCATTCGCGATCGAGACTGGCCTTGTGGCGCCCACCTACGGCGAGACGCGAGTGCGAGTGTTCAACATCAACACTCAGCGCATCATTGAGTGTTTCGTACCTACTCCGCGTGGTCGCGTGGAATACGAAGGCGATACCAGTATCAGTGGCGTTCCAGGTTCTGCAGCGGGTATTCGTCTCAGCTTCCTGGACGTCGCTGGTGCCAAGACCGGGGCCCTGCTTCCTACAGGTCATGCTATCGAGCAGATTGAGGGTGTCGACGTCACCTGCCTGGATGCCGCGACGCCGACGGTGATGATTCGTGCAAGCGACCTGGGTGTGGATGGTCACGCCGATCCGGCTGCACTGGATGCCAACAGCGCAATGCTTGAGCGTCTGGAGCGCATTCGTTGTGAAGCGGGCCGCCGCATGGGCATGGGAGATGTCAGCCAGTCGGTGCTGCCAAAACCCATTCTGCTGTCGCCGGCAGTTGGCGAAGACGGAACGCTGTGCGCGCGCTACTTCGTACCACAGCGCTGCCACAAGGCGCTTGCCGTAACCGGCGCGATCGCTCTTGGCGCCGCGGTGAATGTTCCCGGTAGCGTGGCCCATCGCCTCGCCCTGGAAACCAGTCGCGTAGAAGCTGGCAAACCCCTCGCGTCCATACGTATCGAGCACCCCTCAGGTCATCTGGACCTGCGAGTCGAGTTGCGTGATGGCAACCCGATGGATATCGCCCGAGTCTCGCTGATCCGTACTGCCCGCAAGATCATGGATGGTCGTCTCTATTACCGCATGCCGGATGCAATCCACTGA